In Salvelinus alpinus chromosome 22, SLU_Salpinus.1, whole genome shotgun sequence, one genomic interval encodes:
- the LOC139549042 gene encoding uncharacterized protein has translation MGKKEMYNCLFLSLTCLCILPGYDSEECVTSVLAKRSSVDVPKGGTLSLSCVVQHCGDDGWTGGWGLSTEGQFLLFSPTPRHHLSKVTLTTNSTLLLMDILNVNQSDHGLYQCQITWVEGSTSVGHMTYVNITAAIPPTSVRKVYSRVVAYVSTCLVITLVLGLAYHIRSKVPSQPPPKPPPKPPRSQSARKDKPLTPKPKPNIELVYAALSMDSLEQQISNPQRKAAQLTVYSSPCFSRLTV, from the exons ATGGGGAAGAAAGAAATGTacaactgtctgtttctctcattGACCTGTCTATGCATTCTCCCAG GTTATGATTCAGAGGAATGTGTGACTTCTGTCTTGGCAAAGAGAAGTTCTGTTGACGTACCAAAGGGGGGCACTCTTTCCCTATCCTGTGTTGTTCAGCATTGTGGAGATGATGGCTGGACAGGGGGATGGGGGCTGTCAACAGAGGGACAGTTCCTTCTCTTTAGTCCCACTCCAAGGCATCATCTCTCCAAAGTCACACTGACAACCAATAGTACCCTTCTGCTCATGGACATCCTCAACGTCAACCAATCAGATCACGGACTGTACCAATGCCAGATCACCTGGGTTGAGGGATCCACCAGTGTTGGACATATGACATATGTGAACATCACTGCAG CCATTCCACCCACATCCGTGAGGAAGGTCTATTCCAGGGTGGTGGCGTATGTAAGTACCTGTTTGGTAATCACCCTGGTTTTGGGTCTGGCTTACCATATAAGGTCAAAGGTCCCATCTCAGCCGCCACCAAAACCACCGCCCAAGCCCCCACGCTCCCAAAGTGCACGCAAGGACAAGCCCC TCACACCCAAGCCTAAACCAAATATAGAG TTGGTCTATGCAGCTCTTTCAATGGACAGCCTTGAACAGCAGATTTCTAATCCTCAACGAAAAGCTGCACAGCTCAcagtctactcctctccctgcttCTCCCGACTCACTGTTTAG